One stretch of Aquimarina sp. Aq107 DNA includes these proteins:
- a CDS encoding DUF6607 family protein, with protein sequence MKISQLAIVSSLFMSSLVMGQTDKKENDLTAIKSMCGCYEVTFNFAETFNYTNDSLYKPSKNKISKGLEWAQLIVDEKDKISIQHILQVGNPTDPHIVKHWRQDWEYENLNFYLYDGDNNWKYVQKPESEVSGQWSQKVFQVDDSPRYEGSASWVHVDGKSFWENTTPAPLPRREYTTRSDYNVTIRGNRHEITKTGWVHDQDNDKVIRETGKEDVIIAKEKGYNVYKRVDDKRCEVAANWWKEHSDKWAMVRGKWDEVFARNKDLSLEQKVKNKALYKHLFTEDYTVEADINSIIESFVKKQ encoded by the coding sequence ATGAAAATTAGTCAGTTAGCAATTGTTTCGTCACTATTTATGTCAAGTTTAGTTATGGGGCAAACAGACAAAAAAGAAAATGATCTTACCGCTATAAAGTCAATGTGCGGTTGCTATGAAGTCACTTTTAACTTTGCAGAGACATTTAATTATACGAATGATTCTTTATACAAGCCTTCTAAAAATAAAATATCGAAAGGATTAGAATGGGCGCAGTTAATTGTTGATGAAAAGGATAAAATATCTATTCAACATATTTTACAAGTTGGTAATCCTACTGATCCACATATTGTAAAACATTGGAGACAAGATTGGGAATATGAAAATCTAAATTTTTACCTCTATGATGGAGATAATAATTGGAAATATGTGCAAAAGCCAGAAAGCGAAGTATCTGGACAATGGTCACAAAAGGTTTTTCAAGTAGATGATAGTCCTCGTTATGAAGGTTCAGCTAGTTGGGTTCATGTTGATGGAAAGAGTTTTTGGGAAAACACAACACCAGCACCACTACCAAGAAGAGAATATACTACCAGAAGTGATTATAATGTTACTATTAGAGGGAATCGTCATGAAATCACAAAAACGGGATGGGTGCATGATCAAGATAATGATAAAGTCATAAGAGAAACGGGTAAAGAAGATGTGATCATTGCAAAAGAAAAAGGATATAATGTCTATAAGCGTGTGGATGATAAGCGTTGTGAAGTAGCTGCTAATTGGTGGAAAGAACATAGTGATAAATGGGCGATGGTACGTGGTAAATGGGATGAAGTTTTTGCTAGAAATAAAGATTTGTCATTAGAGCAGAAAGTAAAAAACAAAGCACTATACAAACATCTTTTTACAGAAGATTATACAGTCGAAGCAGACATTAATTCTATCATAGAATCATTTGTAAAAAAACAATAA
- a CDS encoding TonB-dependent siderophore receptor: protein MNKFIVFILLLSSTIYCQTKVSPKENDSLKTEKLEEVILTATRTERQLSSIPLPVTLISGNTIKRSGSVRIDDILAEQTGLILATDESGFEGIQIQGIDSDYTLILMDGVPLVGRSSGNFDLSRLTVGNIKQIEVVKGPTSSLYGSEALAGVINIITEKPKNEKLKGQASYRIGSFTAQDMNLSFQQKKGKVRYALFGNRFSRDRYTLNPDNSERSITVNPIENYTVNGRFYYDVNEKLKLSASGRYFNQLQNSGFTFTDTNEDGQEITVNAQGEAVEKDLNALLKLDQKWSEKFNTTYEFYYTNYIAEDISRNTETNDIVFNNLFDQKLFRGEIRANNIIKNTGTITTGAGYQYDFLDRTLFENEVSFNSQYIYGQFDLNPLENLNIIIGARFDNHSEYNNQVSPKFAFNYKITDQLSIKGSTGYGFKAPDFRQLYLNFTNPSVGYSVLGYQTVPRELQLLFDQGQLALGENLTPAQGQARVDELIQAFDRDLKAESSIGYNIGINYRQSKKLILDINFFRNDFRNLIDTFVLARKTNGQNVFSYQNFDEIYTEGIEFSATYNIFDNLEISGGYQLLYAFNKDIKEQVENGELFVRDENLTSIVLSEEDHYGFFNRSRHNGNLKVFWDIPQWKLNVNARAIYRSKYGLGDTNGNGTFDAFDDDAVVVDGFATLNIAASKKLFKNFEVQAGADNVLNYQNINIPGNPGTRGYIRVNYQF from the coding sequence ATGAATAAATTCATTGTTTTTATATTATTATTAAGTAGTACTATCTATTGTCAAACAAAAGTTTCCCCTAAGGAAAATGATTCTTTAAAAACGGAAAAATTAGAAGAGGTAATTCTTACTGCAACAAGAACAGAACGACAACTATCTTCTATTCCCCTTCCGGTTACTTTAATCTCCGGAAACACCATAAAACGATCAGGAAGTGTTCGAATCGATGACATTTTAGCAGAACAGACTGGGCTTATTCTTGCTACCGACGAAAGCGGTTTTGAAGGCATCCAGATACAAGGAATAGATTCTGACTACACTTTAATTCTCATGGATGGTGTTCCTTTAGTAGGAAGAAGTTCGGGAAACTTTGATCTTAGTCGACTTACTGTAGGTAATATCAAACAAATTGAAGTTGTAAAGGGTCCTACAAGCAGTCTTTATGGATCCGAAGCGTTAGCAGGTGTTATTAATATCATCACAGAAAAACCAAAAAACGAAAAACTTAAAGGACAGGCTTCTTATCGTATTGGATCATTTACCGCCCAAGATATGAACTTATCATTTCAACAAAAGAAAGGAAAAGTAAGATATGCTTTATTCGGAAATCGTTTTTCTAGAGATCGATATACCTTAAATCCTGATAACAGTGAGCGTTCGATAACGGTTAACCCTATTGAAAACTATACGGTTAATGGTAGATTCTATTATGATGTGAACGAAAAATTAAAACTAAGTGCTTCTGGGAGATACTTTAATCAATTACAAAATTCTGGCTTCACTTTCACAGACACTAATGAAGATGGACAAGAAATCACAGTAAATGCGCAAGGAGAAGCAGTAGAAAAAGATTTAAATGCTCTATTAAAATTAGATCAAAAATGGTCAGAAAAATTTAATACTACTTATGAATTTTACTACACAAATTACATTGCAGAAGATATCAGTAGAAATACCGAAACTAATGATATCGTATTCAATAATTTGTTTGATCAAAAATTATTTAGAGGCGAAATACGTGCTAACAACATTATCAAAAATACTGGAACCATAACCACCGGTGCTGGTTATCAATATGATTTTCTAGATCGTACTTTATTTGAAAACGAAGTTAGTTTTAACTCACAGTATATATATGGGCAATTCGACTTGAATCCTTTAGAAAATCTTAATATTATCATTGGAGCTAGATTCGACAACCATTCTGAATACAATAACCAAGTAAGTCCAAAATTTGCATTTAACTATAAAATCACTGATCAACTCTCGATTAAAGGATCTACGGGATATGGATTTAAAGCTCCTGATTTCCGACAATTATACCTAAACTTCACGAATCCTTCTGTAGGTTATTCTGTTTTAGGTTACCAAACAGTACCAAGAGAATTACAACTTTTATTTGATCAAGGTCAGTTAGCATTAGGAGAAAATTTAACTCCAGCTCAAGGACAAGCCAGAGTGGATGAACTTATCCAAGCATTTGATAGAGATCTTAAAGCAGAAAGTTCTATTGGATACAACATTGGAATTAACTATAGACAATCCAAAAAACTTATTCTGGATATTAATTTCTTCAGAAACGATTTTAGAAACCTTATAGACACCTTCGTACTGGCAAGAAAAACTAATGGCCAAAATGTATTCAGCTACCAAAATTTTGACGAAATATACACAGAAGGAATAGAGTTTAGCGCAACCTACAACATTTTTGACAATTTAGAAATTAGCGGCGGTTACCAGCTTTTATATGCCTTTAATAAAGATATTAAAGAACAAGTAGAAAATGGAGAACTATTCGTACGAGACGAAAACTTAACATCCATTGTACTTTCAGAAGAAGATCATTACGGTTTTTTTAATAGATCAAGACATAATGGAAATCTAAAAGTGTTTTGGGATATCCCACAATGGAAATTAAACGTAAATGCTCGTGCCATCTATCGAAGTAAATATGGGTTAGGTGACACCAATGGAAATGGAACATTCGATGCATTTGACGATGATGCTGTTGTAGTTGATGGATTTGCCACTCTAAACATAGCAGCAAGCAAAAAACTGTTCAAAAATTTTGAAGTACAAGCAGGTGCGGATAATGTACTTAATTATCAAAACATCAATATCCCCGGTAACCCAGGAACCAGAGGATACATAAGAGTTAATTACCAATTTTAA
- a CDS encoding HmuY family protein, giving the protein MKRGFYLLLTFSLIIASCSSDDDSCAETVFFEDADGDGLGNAETSQLACTAPDGFVSNSDDNDDTQALANLVSETTNNLPAPQEGGQGQPISGEFTLFDLDTGEITTDANDWDIAFRATTIIVNGGVSQGTTDEPSRTGNAAAYIATGTMSDITSVDTSLFVQDATDALAIPSGSDEGWYNYSGSPLFLITPLPGKILVIRTSEGKYAKIEILSYYKDAPTSPDALVNESRFFTFNYVYQPNNNITTF; this is encoded by the coding sequence ATGAAAAGAGGATTTTATTTATTACTAACGTTTAGTCTTATCATAGCTTCATGTAGCAGTGATGATGATTCATGTGCAGAAACTGTCTTTTTCGAAGATGCGGATGGAGATGGACTAGGTAACGCAGAGACATCACAACTTGCGTGTACAGCGCCAGACGGGTTTGTTTCAAACTCGGATGATAATGATGACACACAAGCTCTTGCTAATCTTGTATCCGAAACAACCAACAATTTACCAGCGCCTCAAGAAGGTGGACAAGGCCAGCCAATTTCTGGTGAGTTTACACTATTTGACTTAGACACAGGAGAAATTACAACAGATGCAAACGATTGGGATATTGCTTTTAGAGCGACAACAATTATTGTTAACGGAGGTGTCTCTCAAGGAACCACTGATGAACCCAGCAGAACCGGAAACGCCGCAGCTTATATAGCTACTGGAACAATGTCGGATATCACTTCTGTAGATACTAGCCTATTTGTACAAGATGCAACAGATGCACTTGCTATACCATCTGGAAGTGACGAAGGTTGGTACAACTATTCTGGATCTCCATTATTCCTAATTACTCCTTTACCAGGAAAAATCTTAGTAATACGTACTTCAGAAGGAAAATACGCCAAAATAGAGATTCTTAGTTATTATAAAGATGCTCCAACTAGTCCTGATGCACTTGTTAATGAAAGTAGATTTTTTACATTCAATTATGTATACCAACCTAATAACAACATTACGACATTTTAA
- the pepT gene encoding peptidase T, producing the protein MIPKKHIIDRFISYVTIDTESDPNSDTTPSSEKQWDLANKLVEELKSIGLQEVTIDENAYIMATLPSNVNHEVPTIGFISHFDTTPDFTGANVNPQIIETYDGKDIVLNEEENIVLSPDYFEDLKLYKGQTLITTDGTTLLGADDKAGIAEIISAMEYLVQHPEIKHGTIRVGFTPDEEIGRGAHKFDVSTFGAEWAYTMDGSQIGELEYENFNAAGAVVTIKGKIVHPGYAKGKMINSMYIAQDFINSLPRLETPEHTSDREGFFHLYSMNGEVEETKLQYIIRDHDKKHFEARKEMMAKLGDELNKQYGKDVVHVVINDQYYNMKEKVEPVMHIVDIAEEAMKELGITPLIKPIRGGTDGSQLSYMGLPCPNIFAGGHNFHGRYEYVPVESMIKAVEVIIKIAELTAKR; encoded by the coding sequence ATGATTCCGAAAAAACATATTATTGATCGATTTATTAGTTATGTAACTATAGACACAGAAAGTGACCCTAATAGTGATACTACTCCTAGTTCGGAAAAACAATGGGATCTAGCTAATAAATTGGTAGAAGAGTTAAAATCGATAGGGTTACAAGAGGTAACAATTGATGAAAATGCATACATCATGGCAACCTTACCCTCTAATGTAAATCATGAAGTACCTACCATAGGTTTTATTTCGCATTTTGATACTACTCCGGATTTTACAGGAGCAAATGTAAATCCTCAAATTATAGAGACCTATGACGGAAAAGATATCGTTCTTAACGAAGAAGAAAATATCGTATTATCTCCTGATTATTTCGAGGATCTAAAACTATACAAAGGACAAACATTAATTACCACTGACGGAACTACACTTTTAGGAGCTGATGATAAGGCTGGTATCGCAGAAATTATCTCTGCTATGGAATATCTAGTACAACATCCAGAAATCAAACACGGTACAATACGTGTTGGATTTACTCCTGATGAAGAAATAGGTAGAGGAGCGCATAAATTTGATGTCTCAACATTTGGAGCAGAATGGGCATACACCATGGATGGAAGTCAAATTGGAGAATTAGAATATGAAAATTTTAATGCTGCAGGTGCAGTGGTTACTATAAAAGGAAAAATTGTGCATCCTGGATATGCTAAAGGAAAAATGATCAATAGTATGTATATCGCACAGGATTTCATTAATTCTTTACCTCGATTAGAAACTCCAGAACATACCAGTGATCGTGAAGGTTTCTTTCATTTATATTCTATGAATGGAGAAGTTGAAGAAACTAAACTTCAATACATTATCAGAGATCATGATAAAAAACATTTTGAAGCTCGTAAAGAGATGATGGCAAAATTGGGAGATGAACTAAATAAACAATACGGAAAAGATGTGGTTCATGTAGTGATCAACGATCAGTATTACAACATGAAAGAAAAAGTGGAACCTGTAATGCATATTGTAGATATTGCTGAAGAAGCAATGAAAGAGTTAGGCATTACCCCACTCATAAAACCAATCCGTGGCGGAACGGATGGATCACAATTGAGTTATATGGGATTACCATGTCCTAATATATTTGCTGGCGGACATAATTTTCACGGAAGATATGAATATGTTCCTGTAGAAAGTATGATTAAAGCTGTAGAAGTGATTATAAAGATCGCCGAACTTACCGCAAAAAGGTAA
- a CDS encoding mechanosensitive ion channel family protein, which translates to MQTTDKVVDTAVSATTETGGAIMSSLGGFFNSIQEGVGQYGLKIVGGIVALIIGLWIVKMIMKAIKKAFDKSKVDSTLKPFLVTLVNFLLKILLFISIAGIVGIPTATFAALLAAVGLAIGGAFNGSLGHMAAGVMLLVFRPFKVGDLIETGGKLGFVKEISVFVTILETFQNKTEIIPNGAITAGTITNLTTIGNLRVDMPFGIQYGTDIEKAKQIVMDVMKGDKNVMENPAPRVAVNNLGANGVELLALPYSTCDDYWDVYWDTRQRIVEALGTAGYAAPLPQRIVTMKS; encoded by the coding sequence ATGCAAACTACAGACAAGGTCGTAGATACTGCCGTATCTGCGACTACAGAAACAGGAGGTGCAATAATGAGCTCTCTAGGCGGTTTTTTCAATTCTATACAAGAAGGTGTTGGTCAATATGGACTCAAAATTGTTGGAGGAATTGTTGCATTAATTATAGGACTTTGGATTGTAAAAATGATCATGAAAGCTATAAAAAAAGCTTTTGATAAAAGCAAAGTAGACAGCACCTTAAAACCATTCTTAGTCACCTTAGTAAATTTCTTATTAAAAATATTATTATTTATTTCTATAGCAGGTATTGTAGGTATACCAACCGCTACATTTGCAGCGTTATTGGCAGCAGTTGGTTTAGCTATCGGAGGTGCTTTTAATGGATCTTTAGGTCATATGGCAGCTGGAGTAATGCTACTTGTCTTTAGACCATTTAAAGTAGGTGATCTTATCGAAACGGGAGGTAAACTTGGTTTTGTAAAAGAAATCTCGGTCTTCGTTACGATTTTAGAAACTTTTCAGAATAAAACGGAAATTATTCCGAATGGAGCTATCACTGCCGGTACAATTACAAATTTAACAACCATAGGTAACCTAAGGGTAGATATGCCTTTTGGAATCCAATATGGCACAGACATCGAAAAAGCAAAACAAATTGTGATGGATGTTATGAAAGGCGACAAAAATGTAATGGAAAATCCAGCTCCTAGAGTAGCAGTAAATAATTTAGGTGCAAATGGTGTAGAATTATTAGCATTACCTTATTCTACCTGTGATGACTATTGGGATGTATACTGGGATACTAGACAAAGAATTGTAGAAGCTTTAGGTACCGCTGGATATGCAGCTCCTCTACCACAACGAATTGTTACCATGAAATCTTAA
- the yajC gene encoding preprotein translocase subunit YajC, whose protein sequence is MEGFGGQLPFILLIFVVMYFFMIRPQMQKAKKEKKFAEELKKGDRVVTKSGLHGKVFDFSEKNNAVVIETGAGKLTFDKSAISLEMSQKLNAPPAEKKK, encoded by the coding sequence ATGGAAGGATTTGGAGGACAATTACCTTTTATACTTTTGATATTTGTAGTGATGTATTTTTTTATGATACGTCCGCAAATGCAAAAGGCAAAAAAGGAGAAGAAATTTGCTGAAGAGCTTAAAAAAGGAGATCGTGTAGTTACTAAAAGTGGTCTTCACGGAAAAGTCTTTGACTTCAGTGAAAAAAATAATGCAGTTGTTATAGAAACAGGAGCTGGTAAATTAACATTTGATAAATCTGCTATTTCTTTAGAAATGAGCCAGAAATTAAATGCACCACCCGCTGAAAAGAAAAAATAA
- a CDS encoding DUF1573 domain-containing protein — MKKGILILAGVFALTFMSCKDNAAEKVKEENVADAADRDAKNTDFPVMSFSETEHDFGTINEGDVVEHTFTFTNTGKAPLVIVNAKGSCGCTVPEWTKEPVAPGATGSMLVKFNSNGKPNAQNKQVTITANTEAGKEILKIKAMVTPKAKPVSGTPVSE; from the coding sequence ATGAAAAAAGGAATCTTAATTTTAGCTGGTGTTTTTGCTTTGACATTTATGTCTTGTAAAGATAATGCAGCAGAAAAAGTTAAAGAAGAAAATGTAGCAGATGCTGCAGATCGTGATGCAAAAAACACAGATTTTCCTGTAATGAGCTTTTCTGAAACTGAGCACGATTTTGGAACAATCAATGAAGGTGATGTAGTAGAGCATACATTTACATTTACTAATACAGGTAAAGCACCTTTAGTAATTGTAAACGCAAAAGGAAGTTGTGGTTGTACTGTTCCTGAGTGGACAAAAGAGCCAGTTGCTCCTGGAGCTACAGGATCAATGTTAGTAAAGTTTAACTCTAACGGTAAGCCAAACGCTCAAAACAAGCAAGTTACTATTACTGCTAATACTGAAGCAGGAAAAGAAATCCTTAAGATTAAGGCAATGGTAACTCCAAAAGCTAAACCAGTAAGCGGAACTCCAGTTAGCGAGTAA
- the nusB gene encoding transcription antitermination factor NusB, which translates to MQSLYALEQTKSDNLDKEEKFLLFSIDQMYDLFLINLQLLVEIRKHAVDFLEKSQKKYLATSEEKNPNQKFINNEVLLLLEKNTELKEAMDHKKMNCWDLDDEYVKILWKEISTSELYSDYMDTKMSSFKEDKDFILDVFKEIIAPNDKLYEYIEDKKLTWIDDLPLINTGIIKMLRKVKQNHDEHMALPKLYKDADDKKFAKDIFRKTALNGVEFAKEIEGKTPNWDKDRIAELDKAVIKMAICEFQKFPSIPVKVTINEYLEIAKEYSTPKSSIFINGILDKISKEYQESGKLNKVGRGLM; encoded by the coding sequence ATGCAGTCCCTCTACGCGCTAGAGCAGACGAAAAGTGATAATCTAGATAAAGAAGAAAAATTCCTGCTATTTAGTATTGATCAGATGTATGATTTGTTTCTTATAAATCTTCAGCTTTTGGTGGAAATAAGAAAGCATGCTGTTGATTTTTTAGAAAAGAGTCAGAAAAAGTATTTAGCAACTTCAGAAGAAAAAAATCCAAATCAAAAATTTATTAATAACGAAGTTCTTTTGTTATTAGAAAAGAATACAGAGCTTAAGGAAGCTATGGATCACAAGAAAATGAATTGTTGGGATCTAGATGATGAGTACGTTAAAATTCTTTGGAAAGAGATTAGTACTAGTGAGTTGTATTCAGATTATATGGATACTAAGATGAGTTCTTTTAAAGAAGATAAAGATTTTATCCTAGATGTTTTCAAAGAAATTATAGCTCCTAATGATAAGTTATATGAGTATATTGAAGATAAGAAGCTTACTTGGATAGATGATTTGCCTCTTATTAATACGGGGATTATAAAAATGCTTAGAAAGGTAAAGCAAAATCATGATGAGCATATGGCGTTACCTAAACTATATAAAGATGCAGATGATAAAAAATTCGCAAAAGATATTTTTAGGAAAACAGCGTTAAACGGAGTAGAATTTGCAAAAGAAATAGAGGGGAAGACCCCAAATTGGGATAAAGATCGAATTGCAGAGTTGGATAAAGCGGTCATTAAAATGGCAATTTGCGAGTTCCAAAAATTTCCGTCAATACCAGTAAAAGTAACAATTAACGAATATTTAGAGATTGCTAAGGAATATAGTACCCCAAAGAGTAGTATCTTTATCAATGGAATTCTGGATAAAATATCTAAAGAATATCAAGAGAGCGGTAAATTAAATAAAGTTGGCCGCGGACTTATGTAG
- a CDS encoding Glu/Leu/Phe/Val dehydrogenase has protein sequence MITEVLTANQLKKQAPVFGQLSFNDHEQVVFCQDKDTGLKAIIGVHNTILGPALGGTRMYNYQTEWDALNDVLRLSRGMTYKAAITGLNLGGGKAVIIGDPKVMKTPALMRRFGEFVHTLGGKYYTAEDVGMETSDMDTVREVTPYVTGISESKGGAGNPSPVTAYGVYMGMKASAKFSYGTDNLEGKKILVQGIGHVGEELVRLTAEEGANVIITDINQERLEEVSGKYGVEIYKGEDLYSETADIYAPCALGATINDETINKLKVKVIAGAANNQLASENIHGPLLQEKGIVYAPDFLINAGGIINVYAEIEGYGRDQIMKKTENIYNTTLDILNKAKATGMTTNAAAVSIADERIAAKKNQ, from the coding sequence ATGATAACCGAAGTGCTTACTGCGAATCAATTAAAAAAACAAGCTCCTGTGTTTGGGCAATTGTCTTTTAACGATCACGAACAAGTTGTTTTTTGTCAAGACAAAGATACAGGATTAAAGGCAATAATTGGGGTGCATAACACAATTTTAGGACCAGCTCTTGGAGGAACTAGAATGTATAATTATCAAACAGAATGGGACGCACTTAATGATGTATTAAGATTGTCAAGAGGTATGACCTACAAAGCAGCTATTACAGGATTAAATCTTGGTGGAGGAAAGGCTGTGATTATAGGGGATCCAAAAGTAATGAAGACTCCGGCTCTTATGAGACGTTTTGGAGAGTTTGTGCATACACTAGGTGGAAAATACTATACCGCAGAAGATGTTGGTATGGAAACGTCTGATATGGATACTGTACGAGAGGTGACACCTTATGTAACTGGAATTTCTGAATCAAAAGGAGGTGCCGGAAATCCATCTCCCGTTACCGCTTATGGTGTCTATATGGGGATGAAAGCCTCGGCTAAGTTTTCTTATGGGACTGATAATTTAGAAGGTAAGAAAATACTAGTTCAGGGTATTGGTCATGTAGGAGAAGAGCTTGTGCGTTTAACAGCAGAAGAAGGAGCTAATGTAATTATCACGGATATCAATCAAGAAAGACTTGAAGAAGTAAGCGGTAAATATGGAGTAGAAATATATAAAGGAGAAGACTTATATTCTGAAACTGCTGATATTTATGCACCTTGTGCGTTAGGAGCAACAATTAATGATGAGACTATTAATAAATTAAAAGTGAAAGTAATTGCTGGAGCAGCAAATAATCAATTGGCTTCAGAAAATATACATGGTCCATTATTACAAGAAAAAGGAATTGTTTATGCTCCAGATTTTTTAATTAACGCAGGAGGTATTATTAATGTTTATGCAGAAATAGAAGGATACGGTAGAGATCAGATCATGAAAAAAACTGAAAATATTTACAATACGACATTGGATATTTTAAATAAGGCAAAGGCAACAGGTATGACAACGAATGCTGCTGCTGTTAGTATAGCAGATGAAAGAATTGCAGCTAAAAAAAATCAATAG
- a CDS encoding ABC transporter ATP-binding protein — protein sequence MRALRHLNKYFLKYKYRLLIGLVITIIARIFAVAVPKFVGDSVDIVEQYINNSITNIEDVKTGLITNILLIFGSVLIAAFFTFLMRQTFIVVSRFIEFDLKNEVFQHYQILSLNFYKKNRTGDLMSRISEDVSKVRMYVGPAIMYSVNTITLFVVVIGYMISIAPQLTLYTVAPLPILSISIYKLSVAIHKRSTIVQQFLAKLTTFTQESFSGISVIKAYGIESQTLSNFTDLSNTNKEKNIDLVKVQALFFPLMVLLIGVSNIMVIYIGGKQYIDGTIQDLGVIVEFIIFVNMLTWPVATVGWVTSIIQQAEASQVRINEFLSQEPEITNSVTEQTPITGNIAFDNVSFTYDDTNITALKKVSFEINSGQTIAIIGKTGSGKSTILDLLGRLYDVSDGEIKVDGKPIRKLNLVNLRESIGYVPQDAFLFSDSIRNNIKFGKTDATETEVVQAAKNSAVHKNIEGFSKGYDTVLGERGITLSGGQKQRVSIARAIIKDPSILLFDDCLSAVDTETEEEILNNLNRISKNKTTFIVSHRVSTARNADKIIVLDEGEIIQQGTHNQLLDVDGYYKELYLKQLSEKEI from the coding sequence ATGCGTGCATTACGCCATCTAAACAAGTACTTCCTAAAATATAAATATCGTCTCCTTATTGGACTAGTAATTACTATAATTGCTAGAATTTTTGCAGTTGCAGTTCCTAAATTTGTTGGGGATTCGGTAGATATAGTAGAACAATATATCAATAATAGTATTACTAATATAGAAGATGTAAAAACGGGATTGATCACCAATATACTCTTGATTTTTGGATCTGTTCTGATCGCTGCTTTTTTTACTTTTTTAATGCGACAAACGTTTATTGTAGTATCTCGATTTATCGAGTTTGATTTAAAAAATGAAGTTTTCCAACATTACCAAATATTATCACTTAACTTCTATAAAAAAAATAGAACTGGTGATTTAATGAGTCGTATTAGCGAAGATGTATCCAAAGTAAGAATGTATGTTGGTCCTGCAATCATGTACAGCGTTAACACCATTACATTGTTTGTTGTTGTTATTGGTTATATGATTAGTATTGCTCCACAATTAACTTTATATACCGTAGCACCACTACCTATTTTATCCATTTCTATTTACAAATTAAGTGTTGCTATACACAAAAGAAGTACAATTGTTCAACAATTTTTAGCTAAACTAACTACATTTACACAAGAGTCTTTTAGTGGTATTTCTGTCATCAAAGCCTACGGAATAGAATCTCAAACGTTATCAAACTTTACAGATTTATCAAACACCAATAAGGAAAAAAACATAGATCTCGTAAAAGTTCAAGCACTATTTTTCCCTCTAATGGTTTTACTTATTGGTGTTAGTAATATCATGGTAATCTATATTGGAGGAAAACAATATATTGATGGAACTATCCAAGATCTTGGTGTAATAGTAGAGTTTATTATTTTTGTTAACATGCTAACCTGGCCAGTAGCCACCGTAGGTTGGGTAACATCTATTATACAACAAGCAGAAGCTTCGCAAGTAAGGATTAATGAATTTCTTAGTCAAGAACCGGAAATAACAAACAGTGTCACCGAGCAAACACCTATAACAGGAAATATAGCTTTTGACAATGTATCTTTTACCTACGACGACACCAATATTACTGCCTTAAAAAAGGTTAGTTTTGAAATTAACTCTGGTCAAACCATTGCAATAATTGGAAAGACAGGATCAGGAAAATCAACAATTCTTGATTTATTAGGGAGATTATATGATGTTTCTGATGGAGAAATTAAAGTTGATGGAAAACCTATAAGAAAATTAAATTTAGTAAATCTTAGAGAATCCATTGGGTACGTACCGCAAGATGCTTTCTTATTTAGTGACTCTATAAGGAATAATATAAAATTTGGTAAAACTGATGCTACCGAAACTGAAGTAGTTCAAGCTGCCAAAAATTCTGCTGTACACAAAAACATTGAAGGATTTAGTAAAGGATACGATACTGTTTTAGGAGAACGAGGAATTACTTTATCAGGTGGACAAAAACAACGTGTTTCGATTGCCAGAGCAATTATTAAAGATCCGTCTATCCTTCTTTTTGACGACTGTTTATCTGCCGTTGACACAGAGACAGAAGAAGAAATACTCAATAATCTCAATAGAATTTCCAAAAACAAGACCACTTTTATAGTAAGTCACCGAGTTTCTACAGCCAGAAACGCGGATAAAATCATTGTTTTAGATGAAGGCGAAATCATCCAACAAGGCACTCATAATCAACTGTTAGACGTTGATGGATATTATAAAGAACTATATTTAAAACAGCTCAGCGAAAAAGAAATTTGA